A region of Desulforamulus hydrothermalis Lam5 = DSM 18033 DNA encodes the following proteins:
- a CDS encoding riboflavin synthase: MFTGIVEEIGTIQNIARGPNSARLHILAAKVLEDVKIGDSIAVNGVCLTVTTFGEGIFTADVMAETLARTNLKELRPGSKVNLERALRLGDRLGGHLVSGHVDGIGTIIGTARHDIATLVTVQAPDEVMKYIIKKGSVAIDGTSLTVVDFDRDKFQVSLIPHTAQVTVLGSKKIGDTVNLEADVLGKYIERLLQAREERPVQNSKISQEFLSAHGFL; this comes from the coding sequence ATTTTTACCGGTATAGTTGAAGAAATCGGCACTATCCAAAACATTGCCAGGGGCCCGAATTCTGCCAGGCTGCATATCCTCGCTGCCAAAGTGCTGGAGGATGTAAAGATCGGGGACAGTATTGCGGTTAACGGTGTCTGCCTCACGGTTACCACCTTTGGCGAGGGTATTTTTACGGCGGATGTTATGGCGGAAACTCTGGCCAGGACCAACTTAAAGGAGTTGCGTCCGGGCAGCAAAGTAAATTTAGAGCGTGCCCTGCGGTTGGGCGACCGGCTGGGCGGTCACCTGGTATCCGGTCATGTGGACGGTATAGGTACCATTATCGGGACGGCACGGCATGATATTGCCACGCTGGTTACTGTTCAAGCGCCTGATGAAGTTATGAAATATATTATTAAAAAGGGTTCGGTGGCCATTGACGGTACCAGCTTGACCGTGGTGGATTTTGACCGGGATAAATTTCAGGTTTCCTTGATACCTCACACTGCCCAGGTTACCGTTCTTGGCAGTAAAAAAATCGGTGATACCGTTAATTTAGAAGCAGATGTCTTAGGCAAATACATTGAACGACTGCTGCAGGCCAGGGAGGAGCGGCCGGTTCAAAACAGTAAGATAAGCCAGGAATTTTTATCTGCCCATGGGTTTTTATAA